The Scomber japonicus isolate fScoJap1 chromosome 9, fScoJap1.pri, whole genome shotgun sequence genome includes a region encoding these proteins:
- the nmrk1 gene encoding nicotinamide riboside kinase 1 isoform X1 — protein sequence MKTLVVGIGGMTNGGKSTLSKSLHEQIPNSCIIAQDSFFKDDSVVPVDSNGFKQYDTLDALHMDKMMTEVESWQRDPELFLRGRGLTSECTLPLGNEEVFVLIVEGFLIFNYRPLNELFDKKYFLEIPYDVCKMRRSSRVYTPPDPSGYFDGYVWPMYLKNREEMQSMVSGIVFLDGLKSKEELLAAVYKDVSQETKRLTDVFVSEQKKNVPTKKTEIVGFIDPLKMMTATGADVKKVSCLN from the exons ATGAAGACACTAGTTGTGGGAATTGGCGG GATGACGAATGGAGGGAAATCCACTCTCTCTAAGAGTCTACATGAGCAGATACCCAACAGCTGCATCATTGCACAGGATTCATTTTTTAAG GATGATTCTGTGGTGCCAGTGGACAGCAACGGGTTTAAGCAATATGACA CGCTCGATGCTCTCCACATGGACAAGATGATGACTGAGGTTGAATCATGGCAAAGAGATCCTGAATTGTTCCTGAGGGGACGAGGGCTGACATCAGAGTGCACATTGCCATTAGGCAATGAGGAGGTATTTGTGTTGATCGTGGAGGGATTCCTGATTTTCAACTACAG GCCCTTGAATGAGCTATTTGACAAAAAATACTTCCTGGAAATACCTTATGACGTCTGCAAGATGAGACGGAG TTCAAGGGTCTACACGCCCCCTGATCCTTCTGGATACTTTGATGGATACGTGTGGCCCATGTACCTAAAAAACCGTGAGGAGATGCAGAGTATGGTGTCGGGAATTG tatttctggATGGACTAAAGTCAAAGGAggagctgctggctgctgtGTATAAAGATGTTAGTCAGGAAACAAAAAGGCTCACGG ATGTTTTTGTAtctgaacaaaagaaaaatgtaccTACG aaaAAGACTGAAATTGTTGGATTTATTGACCCTCTGAAAATGATGACTGCTACTGGAGCGGATGTCAAGAAAGTTAGTTGTTTGAACTAA
- the nmrk1 gene encoding nicotinamide riboside kinase 1 isoform X2, which produces MKTLVVGIGGMTNGGKSTLSKSLHEQIPNSCIIAQDSFFKDDSVVPVDSNGFKQYDTLDALHMDKMMTEVESWQRDPELFLRGRGLTSECTLPLGNEEVFVLIVEGFLIFNYRPLNELFDKKYFLEIPYDVCKMRRSSRVYTPPDPSGYFDGYVWPMYLKNREEMQSMVSGIVFLDGLKSKEELLAAVYKDVSQETKRLTEKD; this is translated from the exons ATGAAGACACTAGTTGTGGGAATTGGCGG GATGACGAATGGAGGGAAATCCACTCTCTCTAAGAGTCTACATGAGCAGATACCCAACAGCTGCATCATTGCACAGGATTCATTTTTTAAG GATGATTCTGTGGTGCCAGTGGACAGCAACGGGTTTAAGCAATATGACA CGCTCGATGCTCTCCACATGGACAAGATGATGACTGAGGTTGAATCATGGCAAAGAGATCCTGAATTGTTCCTGAGGGGACGAGGGCTGACATCAGAGTGCACATTGCCATTAGGCAATGAGGAGGTATTTGTGTTGATCGTGGAGGGATTCCTGATTTTCAACTACAG GCCCTTGAATGAGCTATTTGACAAAAAATACTTCCTGGAAATACCTTATGACGTCTGCAAGATGAGACGGAG TTCAAGGGTCTACACGCCCCCTGATCCTTCTGGATACTTTGATGGATACGTGTGGCCCATGTACCTAAAAAACCGTGAGGAGATGCAGAGTATGGTGTCGGGAATTG tatttctggATGGACTAAAGTCAAAGGAggagctgctggctgctgtGTATAAAGATGTTAGTCAGGAAACAAAAAGGCTCACGG aaaAAGACTGA
- the LOC128365106 gene encoding gamma-glutamyl hydrolase, with the protein MSKVGFCSFVCLLFVCCCCFCCSKAMPTKVNQEAVNERPVIGILTQLVSDEVMKPYGRTYIPASYVKYIESGGSRVMPIKLTHTTAEYEDIFRKINGLIFIGGAANLETSDYARVAKVFYRLALTANDAGDFFPIWGTCMGMQLLTVLVAGESLLTNTTAENIALPLNLTEEAHSSRMFEGFPSDLMKALPQEPLTGNFHHYGVKLQTFEENAKLQSFFSILSTNIAENEACFVSTIEGKRYPFYGVQWHPEVNRFQWSSSLNFPHSFNAVRLSSLLAEFFVNEGRRSLHQFDNPEEKASSLIYNYLPVFAGNFTGYEQIYFF; encoded by the exons ATGTCAAAGGTTGGattttgttcatttgtgtgtttactttttgtctgctgctgctgcttctgttgCAGCAAAGCTATGCCGACTAAAGTCAACCAGGAGGCTGTGAACGAGAGACCTGTGATCG GTATCTTGACTCAGCTAGTTTCAGATGAAGTCATGAAGCCATACGGGAGGACCTACATTCCTGCCTCCTATGTGAAATACATCGAGTctgggggcagcagagtgaTGCCTATCAA ATTGACCCATACAACTGCTGAATATGAAGACATCTTCAGGAAGATAAATGG CCTGATTTTCATCGGTGGAGCTGCAAATTTGGAGACTTCAGACTATGCCAGGGTGGCCAAGGTTTTTTACAGGCTCGCTCTGACA gccaACGATGCCGGAGACTTCTTCCCCATCTGGGGTACATGCATGGGCATGCAGCTGCTGACTGTGCTGGTGGCCGGTGAAAGTCTCTTGACCAACACCACAGCTGAAAATATAGCACTGCCCCTGAACCTAACTGAAG AGGCCCACTCCAGCAGGATGTTTGAGGGTTTCCCCAGTGATCTTATGAAGGCTTTGCCCCAAGAACCCCTCACTGGCAATTTTCACCACTATGGAGTTAAATTGCAG ACCTTCGAGGAAAATGCGAAGCTGCAGAGTTTCTTTTCCATCTTGTCGACAAACATTGCTGAAAACGAAGCCTGCTTTGTCTCAACTATCGAAG GTAAGAGATATCCCTTCTATGGAGTGCAGTGGCATCCAGAGGTGAATCGCTTTCAGTGGAGCAGCAGTCTGaactttcctcactcctttaaCGCTGTCCGGCTGTCGTCTCTCCTGGCTGAGTTTTTTGTCAATGAAG GAAGGAGAAGTTTACATCAGTTTGACAATCCTGAGGAAAAGGCTTCGTCACTGATTTACAACTACTTGCCAGTCTTTGCTGGAAATTTCACAGGATACGAGCAGATCTACTTCTTCTGA